In Spirochaetaceae bacterium, the following are encoded in one genomic region:
- the rpsO gene encoding 30S ribosomal protein S15, translating into MALSKDVKEQIVSKHGVSAKDTGGTKVQVALLTKRINDLNEHFKVHKKDHAGRRGLLKLVGSRRSLLNYLKRRDLDGYRKLIEELGLRK; encoded by the coding sequence ATGGCTTTAAGCAAAGATGTTAAAGAGCAAATTGTTAGTAAACATGGCGTAAGCGCTAAAGATACCGGCGGAACTAAAGTGCAGGTGGCTCTTTTAACTAAACGTATTAACGATTTAAACGAGCATTTTAAAGTGCATAAAAAAGACCACGCCGGTAGACGCGGGTTGTTAAAACTAGTGGGTAGCCGCCGTTCGCTGCTTAATTATTTAAAAAGGCGCGACCTTGATGGTTACCGTAAACTTATTGAAGAGCTTGGCTTAAGAAAATAG
- the truB gene encoding tRNA pseudouridine(55) synthase TruB, translating into MSKIDGFILLHKEPGVTSFEALRPIKKLLGKGVKVGHCGTLDKFAEGLMIVLVGSFTRLNQLFSGLDKEYWATITFGRQTATLDPEGEVIATAPLPLEQPLTKVVNQFTGRQQQVPPAYSAIHVDGKRAYERVLAGEEPELKPRGITIYRSDIHHLKFNENIQFNAAVVEEATLQVICSKGTYIRSLARDIGLACGSAAYCCALKRTKIGNYTADYNFDEGGYFGLEDAVKANQLTLNAIKMPSQLINYLPVVNLVIKDEFVKAVKCGNIFKEDWVLSKKLNNLMGWLPLKDVLLFDNAGNFLAAAYKEQDGWRYYFVKTGE; encoded by the coding sequence ATGAGTAAAATTGATGGCTTTATTTTATTACATAAAGAGCCCGGTGTAACCAGCTTTGAGGCCTTACGTCCTATCAAAAAATTGTTAGGCAAAGGAGTAAAAGTTGGCCATTGCGGTACGCTGGATAAATTTGCCGAAGGGCTAATGATTGTGTTGGTGGGCAGTTTTACACGGCTTAACCAATTATTTAGCGGGCTAGATAAAGAGTATTGGGCAACCATTACTTTTGGCCGGCAAACCGCTACCCTCGACCCGGAGGGAGAGGTGATAGCTACGGCTCCATTACCTTTGGAGCAACCTTTAACAAAAGTTGTTAATCAATTTACAGGCCGGCAACAGCAGGTGCCGCCGGCGTATTCGGCGATACATGTAGATGGTAAACGCGCTTACGAGCGAGTGTTAGCGGGGGAAGAGCCCGAATTAAAACCGCGTGGTATTACCATTTACCGTAGCGATATTCATCACTTAAAATTTAATGAAAACATACAATTTAATGCTGCTGTGGTAGAGGAAGCTACTTTGCAAGTTATTTGCAGCAAAGGTACTTACATACGCAGTTTAGCGCGTGATATTGGCCTTGCCTGCGGCAGTGCGGCTTACTGTTGTGCTTTAAAACGTACCAAAATAGGCAATTATACCGCTGATTATAACTTTGACGAAGGCGGTTATTTTGGTCTTGAAGATGCCGTTAAAGCTAATCAGCTTACTTTAAATGCTATTAAAATGCCAAGCCAGTTAATTAATTACCTACCGGTAGTTAATTTGGTTATAAAAGATGAATTTGTTAAAGCTGTTAAATGCGGCAACATCTTTAAAGAGGATTGGGTGTTAAGTAAAAAATTAAATAACTTAATGGGCTGGTTACCGTTAAAAGATGTGCTGCTTTTTGATAATGCCGGTAATTTTTTAGCCGCTGCTTATAAAGAACAAGATGGGTGGCGTTATTATTTTGTGAAAACAGGGGAATAA
- the rbfA gene encoding 30S ribosome-binding factor RbfA, producing the protein MTEIRQLQLEAVILEKIAAMIVSDVIKDHRVGRDIDITRVKLAKDSSLVKVYISSYKSRASVKLAAEGLNSAGGFIRVALGKTLKSRNTPKPIFFVDDSLREGFFLGERIKEVVAEITDDAAAEEPADE; encoded by the coding sequence ATGACCGAGATACGACAATTACAGCTAGAGGCCGTAATTTTAGAAAAAATAGCCGCTATGATTGTAAGCGATGTCATAAAAGACCATCGTGTAGGGCGTGATATAGATATTACCAGAGTTAAATTAGCCAAAGATAGCAGCTTGGTTAAAGTATATATAAGCAGCTACAAAAGCCGTGCCAGCGTTAAATTAGCGGCAGAGGGCTTAAATAGTGCCGGTGGTTTTATTAGAGTGGCTTTAGGCAAAACTTTAAAGAGCCGCAACACTCCTAAGCCCATCTTTTTTGTTGACGATAGCCTGCGCGAAGGTTTTTTCCTGGGTGAGCGTATTAAAGAGGTAGTCGCTGAGATAACCGATGACGCAGCTGCCGAAGAGCCGGCTGATGAGTAA
- a CDS encoding serine acetyltransferase codes for MNNKIAETIEQAVKSLNSCESDCRNYPSRAEIIGLIDKLRLILFFDFFEENFSLTLPAGERLRTLLWQLSSNLVTQIALAYPYNPKVNNHTDKEILALAQGITANFMAAIPQIKEELATDIEAAFNGDPAAESRVEIILAYPGLYATMVYRIANRFYNLGVPLIPRIMAEYAHSLTAIDIHPAATIGRHFFIDHGSGTVIGATAHIGNHVKIYQGVTLGALSTKEGQKLKNIKRHPTIKDNATIYAGATILGGETVIGENAVIGGNAFIAKSVPNNTVVRVRNPELQYKGDGATAWSNF; via the coding sequence ATGAACAATAAAATTGCAGAAACCATCGAGCAAGCCGTTAAAAGCCTTAATAGTTGCGAGAGCGATTGCCGTAATTACCCCAGCCGGGCCGAGATTATCGGCCTTATCGATAAGCTGCGGCTTATTTTATTTTTTGATTTTTTTGAGGAAAATTTTTCTTTAACTTTGCCTGCCGGTGAACGGTTGCGGACACTGCTTTGGCAGCTATCAAGTAATTTAGTTACTCAAATTGCTTTAGCTTATCCTTATAATCCTAAAGTAAATAACCATACCGATAAAGAAATTTTGGCTCTAGCGCAAGGCATTACGGCAAATTTTATGGCGGCTATCCCGCAAATTAAAGAAGAGTTAGCCACCGATATAGAAGCGGCCTTTAATGGCGACCCAGCAGCCGAAAGCCGGGTCGAAATTATTTTGGCTTATCCCGGCCTTTATGCTACTATGGTTTATCGTATAGCTAACCGTTTTTATAATTTAGGCGTGCCTTTAATTCCCCGCATTATGGCCGAATATGCCCACAGCCTTACCGCTATCGATATTCACCCGGCGGCTACTATTGGCCGGCATTTTTTTATCGACCATGGCAGTGGCACGGTGATTGGGGCTACAGCCCACATCGGTAACCATGTTAAAATTTATCAGGGGGTTACGCTGGGAGCGCTTTCTACCAAAGAGGGGCAAAAGCTTAAAAATATTAAGCGCCACCCCACCATTAAAGATAACGCTACCATCTATGCCGGAGCCACCATTTTGGGCGGCGAGACGGTGATAGGCGAAAATGCGGTGATAGGCGGTAATGCTTTTATTGCTAAATCGGTGCCCAATAATACCGTTGTACGGGTGCGTAATCCCGAGCTTCAATATAAAGGCGATGGCGCTACCGCTTGGAGCAATTTTTAG
- the cysK gene encoding cysteine synthase A, with the protein MQKIVNNITELVGKTPMVYVRQYAKAHNLNVLLSAKLEHFNPAGSVKDRIALSMLDGAEKSGLLKPGSVIIEPTSGNTGIGLALIAAARGYRLILTMPETFSIERRKLMAAYGAELVLTEGAKGMRGAIEKAEELARETPDAFMPRQFDNPNNPKTHINNTGPEIWAATEGKIDIFVAGVGTGGTITGVGGYLKEQNPNIQIIAVEPEDSPVLSGGKPGPHKIQGIGAGFVPAILNTHIYNEIIKVSSVNAIRTCRSLVQTEGILAGISSGAALYAATQVAERAENAGKSIVVVFPDGGERYLSTPLFNDE; encoded by the coding sequence ATGCAAAAAATAGTAAATAATATAACCGAATTAGTGGGCAAAACCCCTATGGTTTATGTAAGGCAATATGCTAAAGCCCATAACTTAAATGTACTGCTTAGCGCTAAGCTAGAGCACTTTAACCCGGCTGGCAGCGTAAAAGATCGTATCGCTCTTTCGATGTTAGACGGGGCCGAAAAGAGCGGCCTGCTAAAGCCGGGCTCTGTAATTATCGAGCCTACCAGCGGTAATACCGGTATTGGGCTGGCTTTGATAGCTGCCGCTAGGGGCTACCGTTTAATTTTAACCATGCCCGAAACCTTTAGTATAGAAAGACGTAAATTGATGGCGGCTTATGGAGCTGAGCTGGTGCTAACTGAGGGGGCTAAAGGTATGCGGGGAGCTATCGAAAAGGCTGAAGAGCTGGCCCGAGAAACACCGGATGCCTTTATGCCGCGTCAATTTGATAACCCTAATAACCCCAAAACCCACATTAATAATACCGGCCCCGAAATTTGGGCGGCTACAGAAGGTAAAATCGACATTTTTGTGGCCGGTGTGGGTACCGGTGGTACTATTACCGGTGTGGGCGGTTACCTTAAGGAACAAAACCCTAACATACAAATTATTGCCGTAGAGCCGGAGGATTCGCCGGTATTGTCGGGCGGTAAACCCGGCCCGCATAAAATTCAGGGTATAGGGGCCGGTTTTGTACCTGCTATCCTTAACACCCATATTTACAACGAGATTATTAAGGTAAGCAGCGTAAATGCTATACGTACTTGCCGCAGTTTGGTGCAAACAGAGGGTATTTTGGCCGGTATATCTTCGGGGGCGGCGTTGTATGCGGCCACACAGGTGGCGGAGCGTGCCGAGAATGCCGGTAAAAGCATCGTGGTGGTCTTTCCCGATGGTGGTGAGCGTTACCTCTCCACTCCGCTGTTTAATGACGAATAA